Genomic DNA from Roseburia intestinalis L1-82:
TGGAAGATACCTTAAGTTTATACTTTTCCCGTCTGTATAACGAAATTTTAGACGGCATCAGGCGGACTGTCGGACTTTTTACTGTCACTTTACAATTCACAGATGTACCGTCAACCTTTGCAGTAACCGTAGTTGTTCCCGGCTTCTTTGCTGTTACTTTTCCATTTTCACTTACCGATGCAATGCTTGTCTTTGCCGACTTCCACGTTACCTTATGCCCGGTGGATGAGGCTGCCGTAAGCACTGCACTTTCCCCATTTTCCAATATCAGGCTGGTCTTATTTAAGGTAACTTTTGTCTTTGTGACAGTAACCTTACAGCTTGCCTCCGCATTTTTTGTTTTTGCCGTAATCGTCGCACTTCCCGCCTTTTTTGCGGTGATTTTTCCGTAGGTATTAACCGATGCGACCTTTGAATCACTGGATGTAAATGTCGGTTTTTTACTGCCGGATGAAACCACAGACAGACAATAAGTGTCCCCTGTTTTTAATGTTTTTTCATATGCACTTAAGAAAATGAACCCATATCCTGAGGCTGCATATACTTCTACTTTCTGATACTCTGAAATAAAAAGCATGGAAACCATGCAGAGGATGGCTAATGCCACCCGGATGACTTTTTTTCCTGATTTCATAGATATTTCCCCCAATCCTTCTCTGATTAATAGATGATATATTTCACAGATAAACCTGTTTTTGCGGACAGATATCTGTCATCAAAACCATCTATTTTTTCGGATGGCGGGAATCGTACAAAAGAAAAGACTCTCCGGCGCATTTTCCCCACCAAAGAGCCTTAATATTAAATTATCATAGTCAATTACGGTTGTAAATCGAACAAATCATAAAGTTTTTATAACTCTGTCAAATTCCATACAGATCGGGTATCCTCCATCACTCATCACCAGTTTTGCATCAATCCCATAAATTTCCCGGATATTTTCCCTCGTGATCACATCTGCCGGTCTTCCCTCACAGACAACCTTACCATTTTTCAGTCCAATAATGTGATCTGCAAAGCGGCAGGCTTCGTTTAAGTCATGCAGCACCATCACGATCGTAAGCTGTTTTTCCCGATTCATGCGCTCTAAAAGCTGCAGCACGTCCAGCTGATATGCCATATCCAGATATGTCGTCGGCTCATCAAGCAAGATCATTTCCGTCTCCTGCGCAAGTGTCATGGCGATCCATGCGCGCTGTCTCTGTCCGCCGGATAATTCTGTCACAGGGCGGCCGGAAATTTCTGTCAGACCTGTTTTTTCAAGTGCCCAGTCCACCTGCTCTATGTCGTGGCGGCTCATGCCTCCAATCGCTTTGCGGTAAGGAAAACGTCCGTAGGAAACCAGCTCACGCACGGTAATTGCATCCGGACAGGTCGGAGTCTGCGGGAGAACAGCAACTTTTTTGGCGATATGTTCTGCTTTTTCTTTGCGGATATCCATTCCATCAATCCGGACTTCACCCCTCTTTGCAGGCAAAATTCTTGAAATCACTTTCAACAGCGTGGATTTTCCACAGCCGTTTGCACCGATAATGATCGTGATGTTTCCCTTCGGTATTTTTAAATTCATCTCCTCTATGATCATGCGATCCTCATATGCCGCCCAGAGTCCTTTTACCTCTATCGCATTTATTGTTTCCATATCCTCGCTACTCCTTCCACATCAGGTATACAAAATACGGTACACCAACCAGCGACACCGCAATTCCCGCCGGAATCTCGATTGGTGAAAATAAATTTCTTGCGACCGTATCTGCAAAAATCAGCATGACTGCAGCGATCAAAGACGCAAGAAGCAGTGATACCCGGTGTCCGTTTCCAACAACTTTTTTTGCTGCATGCGGCGCAAGCAGTCCGATAAAGCCGATATTTCCGGCAAATGCAGTCGATGCTCCCGCAAGAATAACTGCACAGAGCAACATTTTTTTCCGTTCACGCTCGATGGAAATTCCCCAGCCAATCGCCGTTTCATCCGAAAAACTTAATGCGTCCAACATTCGGCCTTTATAAAAAATATATGCCCCACCAAGTAAAATCACGGGTACCAAAGCTCTGACGTATGCCCATCCGGCCCCCCAGAGTGAGCCGGACGTCCAGATCATTACCCGGTTGTAATCCCCAGGACCTCCCTTGAACATAAAAAAAGTGATAAACGCATTTAGTCCGGCATTGATCCCAATTCCGGTCAAAAGCAGACGTTTTGGTTTTAATCCTTTCCTGCTGGAAAGAAAATAAATACAAAATGCTGCCACAAGTGCCCCTGAAATTGCCATCAGTGGAAGCAGGTAAATAGAAAATGTCCCAAGTTCACTGAAATATGCGTTCGTCTGAAACTGGATAAACAGCACTGCTGCCGTTGCACCACCCGCATTGATGCCGATGATTCCCGGGTCAGCGAGCTCATTCCTTGTCATTGTCTGTAAAACACCGCCCGATATCGCAAGCCCTGCCGCCACAAAAATACCAAGCAGGATACGCGGTAAACGGATTCCAAAAATTGCCGTATTCTGTATTTTGGTTCCATTTCCAAGCAGCGTCGCAATGACCTCATGCACCGATATCTCATAACTTCCCCAGCAAAGTCCTAAAAGGATGGCACAGAAAAACAATACAATCACGCACGCAAAAACTGCTGTTTTTCTTTTTTTCATACGCATCATCCCCGCTCCTTTCCTGCCATATACAAAAAGAACGGCACTCCAAGCATTGCTGTAAAAATTCCAATCGGTACTTCATATGGCTGATAAATCATGCGCGCTGCAATATCCGCATAAGTTAAAAGTACTGCGCCACACAGAAAACTAAGCGGAATTACCCGCCTGTAATCTGTGCCGGCAAACAACCTTATCGTTTGTGGAATCATAAGTCCGACAAAACCTATTGTTTTTCCCACCACCACTGCTGCCGCACATAACGGAATCATCAAAAGAATTGTGATAAGGCGCACCCTCTGCGGATGGATACCAAGTCCGGTTGCCATATCATCTCCGAGACTGATCACATTAATTTTCGGTGCAAGGAGCACTGCTGCTAAAAATCCCGGTATCCCTACCGCTAAAATAATTTTTACATCCAGCCACGTTGCCCCGCGAAATCCACCGGATACCCAGAATCCAACCATCTGTGACTGATTCGACAAAAGGCCCGCCACCGAAGTGAGTGCCGTAAAAAAAGTACTCATTGCCGTTCCCGCTAAAAGTAATTTTGTAATGCTTAAATTTCCCGGATTTTTCATGGTAAATATAAGTACAGGCACACCGGAAAAAAACGCTCCAAGCAATGCTGCAAGCAGCGTATTTCCTGCAGTTGCACCAATTCCTGATGCGTAAAGAAGGGCGACAAAAAGCGTCGCCCCCTGACTGATTCCGAGCAGTGACGGTTCCGCAATCGGATTTCGCGTCACCCCCTGCATCATTGCTCCGGTCATTCCAAGGATACCGCCTGTCACCAGTACACAGATCACCCTCGGAAGCCGTACGTCGCGGATCATCATATCCGTAAGAGATCCTGTATTATGAAAAATGCCATTCCAGATATCCACCAGCAGAATCTCCATGGCGCCCATACAGACCGCAAGCAAAATTCCCGGTATCAGCAGACAGACACCTGCAATCGCAACACCCCAGGTCCGCTTAATTCTTTGCCGTTCCATCTAACATCTCCAAAATCTCATCTAAAAGCAGCTCACGTCCGATCGGACTGTAACCCTGATTAAAATACGGTGATGCCGGAAGTTCTACCACCTGTCCGCTCTGTACTGCCGGCAGACTATTCCAGACTGCATTCTGGTCAAGTTCTGCTTTGTCTTCATCCGTTGCCATCAGGAAAATATAATCTGCTCCGATCGATGCCAGACCTTCATATGTTACGACCGGCAGGGAAATATCACTCTGCTCCGGCAGACCTTCCGGTTTTGCAAGTCCCATATCTTCATAAAGCACACTTCCAAATCCGGCACCTGTGAATACAAAGAACTGTCCACCGCTCGCTAAAAATGACAGATAACTGGTATCCTCTCCATACGCAGCACGAACTGCTTCTCCTGCTTCTTTCGCCTTCTCTTCATATGCACTGATCCACTGATCTGCCGCATCCTCTCTGCCAAATACCTGTGCAAGCGTGCGGATATCTTCTTTCCAGTTCAGCGCTTCTAACTGGATCATGACTGTCGGTGCGATCTCAGAAAGCTGGTCATACATTTTTTCCTGAACCGTGGAAATGATAATCAGGTCCGGATCTAAATTCATGACTGCCTCAATATCCATCGTATCCTGCATACTGTAACCTAAAATTTCAGCTCCCTGTAATGTATCCTCAAGATAGGTTGGGAATTTTGTATAGTCATAAGCATCACTGTTTGCGGTTCCCACAACGGAATAGCCAAGGATCGATAAGATATCACTGTTGCCGCTTAAATCTACGATCCTCTGAGGATCTGCCGGAATCTCCACCTCACCGCGGACGTCCGTCACAATAATTGTCTCACCATTTTGTCCTTCCCCGGTTATCTGCGCTTCGCTCTCCGGTACTGCGGATGCCTGATCCTCTGTACTCTCCTGCACCGTATTTGTGTTACTTCCTGTGTCTGCATTTGCGTTGCTGCCTGTATTCCCACATCCCGCTAACAGGGTGATGGTAAGCATACCTGCCGTGATAATGGAAAATAAATGATTTTTTTTCATGTAAAAGTTCTCCTTTATGTTTTGTTTTCATTCTTCGCAATTGTTTTGTCTGCAAACTGCAAGATATATTGCAAGTGTTAGTTTGCGCTAACAAAAGTAAGTCCATTTTATCATGCATTTGATTGTTTGCAAGTGTTGCATGGATATTGATAATTTTTGTTTATCAAATGATTATTTTATTGCGGGAATGGGGAAAATGGGGTGTAGAAATTAAGAAGGAGGTTTTTCTTAGATGCTTGTTTCAAGTACAGATGAATTTCAGGCTTTTATGTTTGAACAGCTTCATTTCTTACCGGATGTGAAAGACAATTATACATGTTATAGTGACAGGGAACACCCGGAAAGCGGGTATTGCTGTATCTATTGCCGCGAGGGGTGTTATCAGCTTGGGATTGCGGATTATACGATTCCGGAGGATTTTTCGGTTTCTTTTCGGAATCCTGCGAGACAGCTTCGGTTTGGGGTAATGCTTTCCGGGAAGACGCATTTTAAGCTTTATCAAAAGGATGCGGCTTCTTTTACACCTTCTTCTTTTATTGTGCTGGAGGAAAATATCAAAGGCCAGCAGGCATGGCGTGCCGGGGACCATTTTCACGGACTGGAACTGACGGTTTCGGCTGATTTCATAGAAAATATTCTTCATCCTGTTTTTCCTGACTGTGTCAGTCTGTCCGCGTTTGAGGCAAATTATACCTATAAAATGCTCCCCACCGGAGTGATCAATCTGCTGAACCAGATGCATTTTCTGCATGAAAAGGATGCGCTTACACCGCTGTATTTAGAAGGACTGATCTTACAGTGTCTCGCACTGCTTGCAGAAGAATTTGAGGAAAACTCATCTCATGTGATTGCACCCAAATCTGTTCCTGCCGGAACTTTGCCTGCAACATCTGTGCGGACCGCAATAAATAAAGCTGGTCAACAACATATTCCACATGGCAAAGTAATGCACACAATAAAAGTCAGCGATACAAGAACGATTACGCTCTCAACCGCTGACCTTTCTGCTGTGCACCTCGCACACGATATTCTGACTGAAAAATATAAAAACCCGCCCACCGTCCATGAACTGAGTGAGCAGGTTTCTTTATCCATGCAAAAACTAAATTATGCGTTTCTCCACGAATACGACACGACCATTTCCGACTATATTATCTCTCTTAAGATGGAATATGGGGCAAAACTGTTAAGTGAAACACTCCTTGGCATCGATGAAATTGCATTACAGTGCGGTTATCATTACCCCGCTAATTTTATACGGATGTTTAAAAAATATTATGGGGTGACACCTTTGCAGTTTCGGAAATTCATCACCAGATAAAACACAACTCCCGCTGCCACAACTCCGATCGAAATGATCTGTGATGTGGAAAGCACTCCAATGCTTCCGCGGTAGTCGTTCCGGAAAAATTCAATAATAAATCTTCCGATTCCGTAAAGCACCATATATCCTGCTGCGACCTGTCCCTCTTTCGGTTTTCTTCCCGCATAGAGCAGTAACAGTCCGCAGATCAGGAAATCCCCGGCAGATGACATCAGCTGTGTCGGCAGAAGTTTTACACCGTTCGGAGCAAAGTCGGAGTGGGTAAATGTGATGCTAAACCACGAATCCGTCTCCCTGCCGTAGCAGCAGCCTGCAAAGAAACAGCCGAGACGCCCGAATCCCTGTGCAAATGATACAGCAGGCATCACAAGATCAAAGTACGGCAGAAAACGTTCTTTTTTGACACGACAGTAGATCAGGCTGGCCAGCGCACCGCCGATGATCCCGCCGTAAACAACGTATCCGTTTTTAAAGTTCCAGAGTATGGACGGATCTTTTAAAATCTCCGGGATCTCTACAATATAATAGAGCAGCCTGCAGCCGATCATTCCACCGAAGATTGCGCAGAAGAAGATTCCATAGATAATATCCTCGTTCAAGCCACGTTTTTTTCCACGCTTTAAACACATCATAAGTGCCGCTGCAAAACCGATCGCAATCATAAGACCATACATATGAAATGTAACCGGTCCTATCTTTATATCATTAAACATATATTTTAATTTATCCTTTCTGAATCACTCAAATACATACTGATTATGTTTCATATCTGTCATTTTCCACACAAAATAATTTTTCTGCTGCTTTATACACAATATGGTTTTAAATAATCCACTTAATACCCATAAATATCATAAATCTCATCTGTATACACGCCCTGTTCTTTATAAACGATCAGCGGTTTTTCCACGGCAAGTCTTGATTTTCCACCGCGCAGCCCCTCGATCAGCACCATATTCGGTTCTTTATCCACGAACGGATAGACAAGCTGCATGCGCTTCGGCTCGATCTTGTACTCGACCATTTTACTCATGATCTCTGCGAGACGGAACGGCCGGTGCACCATATAAAACCTGCCTCCCGGCACAAGCATTTTCGCGGTTTCCCGCAAAATATCATCCAGTGTACATAGCACTTCATGTCTGGCGATCGCCTTTGCCGCAGACGGCGAATTTTGTCCATGTGTCCCGATCATATACGGCGGATTTGTGGTGATCACATCAAACGAAGATGCTCCAAATATCGCAGATGCCTCCTTGATATCTCCGGTCACGATCTCGATCTTATCCTCAAGATGGTTATAGCACACGCTCCGGCGTGCCATATCCGCACTTTCTTCCTGGATCTCAAGCGCCTTAAAATCTTCTGCTTCTGTTTTGGCTTCCATCAGGATCGGGATAATTCCCGTACCGGTACCAAGATCGAGCACGCGCTCCCCTTTTTTTGCCTTTGCAAACCCGGAAAGCAAAACGGCATCCATCCCAAAACAGAACCTTTTCGGATCCTGAATGATAAAATAGCCGTTGCGATGCAGTTCATCAAGTCTCTCCTGTTCATAAACCAGATTATTTGGCATCGTCAATTTTGGATTTTCCTCCCTTATCTTCTAATGCGGAAAGTTCCTTTAATTCCTGCGCAGTCAGCTTTACATGATCTCTTCTGCGTTTTGACTTGAATTTCAGCTGATCCACAGAGTAATCACGGATTTCCTTTTCGTCATCCACTTCCACGAGTACTTTGACCATCTGGCGCAGTACACTGACGGAAGATACCTCTCCCTTTAAGCCATCATCCGTGGTCACATAATCCCCCACATTTGGCAGACGGCTGTTTAAATATTCATAAGTTTCTTCTTCATTTTTCAGACAGCACATCAGGCGTCCACAGACACCGGAAATCTTTGTCGGATTTAAGGACAGATTCTGCTCTTTTGCCATCTTGATGGATACCGGGACAAACTCGGAAAGATAGGAATGACAGCAAAGTTCTCTTCCACAGATTCCAATCCCACCCATGATCTTTGTCTCATCACGGACACCGATCTGGCGCAGCTCGATTCTGGTCCGGAAAACCGCTGCAAGATCTTTTACCAGCTCGCGGAAATCGATACGTCCGTCCGCCGTAAAATAAAAGAGCAGCTTATTATTGTCAAACGTGTACTCCGCCTCCACCAGCTTCATATCAAGCTTATGTTTTGCTATCTTTTCCAGGCAGATCTTAAATGCCTCTTTTTCTTTTTCACGGTTCTTTAATGCTGTCTTTTCATCTGCCTCCGTTGCAATACGGATGACCGGTTTTAACGGCTGGATCACGCTGTCATCATTCACTTCCCTTGTCGGTATCATGACTGTTCCCAGCTCCACTCCACGCGCAGTTTCCACAATTACGTGCATTCCTGCAGTCAGATCCAGATTTCCCGGTCCGAAATAATAAATTTTACCGGCATTCCGGAAACGGACTCCTACTATTTTTATCATGTTAATTCTCCTTTATGGTCAGCAGAAGCAGCTCGATCACCAGATCAAAATTTACATTTGCGTTTAAACGCACCTGTGCTTTTGACAGTGCCTGTAAAATTTCTTCGATTCCATTGTAAGAACTCTGCTCTGCCTGTCTTTTTATGTCATAGACCTCATCCTTGAAAATAAGGCCGTTTACATCCTTTGTTGCTTTATAATAAAGTACATCACGATACCAGATCATCATAAGATCAAAGTAATCGTTGATCTGAAGCTTATATTCACTGATCTGCTTTACCGCCTCTGTCATCTCATAGAGGTCGATGTCGTGCAGACGCTTGATGAGCTGAAGCGCAGATGCCTTTAATTCATTAAAATCATCCGATGCTGCAAGCTGGATCGCTTTTCCGACATTTCCCTGTGCAAATGCCACGCAGACATCTGCCTGGTAATCCGGAATCTGGTAATGTGCCATCAGAAATTTTTTGATCTTCTCATCCGGCACCGCCTTTAAATTCAGCGTCACACAGCGGGATAAGATCGTCGGAAGAAAACTCTCCGCATTGGTGGTCAAAAGCAGGATCACCGCATATGCAGGCGGCTCCTCGATTGTCTTTAACAGTGCGTTCTGCGCCTGCTGGTTCATTTTTTCCGCTTCATCCACAATATAAATCTTATGTTTGCTGCTGTATGGCTTAATGACAATGTCATTGTTTAACTGTGTACGGATATCGTCTACCGAAATCGTATTCGGCTTCTCATGGCTGACATAGATGATATCCGGCTGGTTTTTGCCCGCCGCCTGTTTACAGGAATGACACTCCATACATGGCTCCGCTGTAAATTTATTTTCTATTCTTTCAGATTCTGTCTCACCTGCAAGTTCCTCTAACTTTTTATTTACTGCCTCACACTGCAGCGTCTGTGCAAATGCTTCTGCGATCATCATTTTTCCTGATTTGTCCGGTCCGTTTAATATATAAGCATGTGAAACTTTATCCATGGTAATCGCATTCTGCAGATGTTCTATGATCTGCTCATGTCCAACGATGTCCTTAAATGCTGGCATATAAATCCTCATTTCTGCACATATTTTTCATGTTTTCTTTTCTGCTACCAGATTTCCCGCCATGTGCGTGCGCCGTTTATCCAATCCACATCCAAAAAAGATCAGGTGAGGATATCTAATATCAATCCCCTTATCTCTCCGATCTTACTTAAAATCGCGATGTGGTCTTTCTCATCCTTTACCAGCTCCTGCGCCAGTTCATCCAGATTCGAATCGATCAGCTTGATCAGACCGTACACTCTGTGGCGTCCTCTCCGGTCAAGAAAATTCTCCCTGGAAAACTTGTGGGACCGGAATACCACTTCATTCATAAATTCACGGATCAGACCGCGGTATTTTTTCATATCACGGATATCCATATGCTGCGCAATACGGTTGCCCTGCGCTGTAATGTCAGAAAGAAGCATGTCCACTTTTGCCTGCAGATCCGCATCCGTGATCGCACTCGCAAGCGTAAACTTAAAGGAACCATCTCCCTGTACATTCTGATTGGTATCCGGTACCTGTGTAACCTCTGTTACATGATTTAATTTGTTAATATCCAAGGCTGACACCTTCTTCCTGTAAAAAAGTAACTATTCCTGCTCTTCGATATACGCAGCGATCGCATTCTCCGTCTCTTCTAACGACTCATTGCAAAATCTTTTTGTGATTCCTGCTTCTTTTAATTTTTCCTCGGAAAAATCTTTTTCATCCGCAAGAAACCGCCGGCATAATTCCTCATATTTCGGATTTTCCTGCCTCCGCTCTCTCTCAAGCGCACGCTGTAAGCGCATACCATCCTCTACTTCTATATATATCGGAACAACGTTCTCCGTTCCGAAGTATTCCCGTATCTTAAGATAGGACTCTAACGTTCCGATCAGAAGATAACTCTGATGGTCTAAATCAACCTGATGGTCTGCCACCGTAAAGTACTTCCAGATGCCGTGGATCGTATGATACGCACGCAATTCGATAATTTTCCCCTCTGCTTCAAGCTTTTCCACTGTATCTTCATCACAGAAATAATATGATACACCGTTTTCTTCCCCGGCACGCATCGGTCTTGTCGTGTACGGAACCACAGTCTTTAACCTGAGTTTCTCATCTTTCATCAGCATCCCGTACAAAGTATCTTTACCGGATGAGCTTTTTCCCATCATGTAATATATTTTTCCCATTTGTCCTGCCTTATCAGTATAATATAGTCTTTAAAAATATACAATCTTTATCCGCTCCGCAAAAAGATCCGTGCTCCCCTGTAAATTCAATTTCAAACTGATACAGGTGCGAAGTCTTTCAATAAATTCTGCGGTGATGGCCTCCCCTGGAACGATCAAAGGGATTCCCGGCGGATACAGAAAGATAAAATCTGCTGAAACCCTGCCTGCTGCTTCGTCAAAAGATACCTCTGCGGTTTCTTTTTCCTCCGCTTCATAGATCTGCATCTGCTGTGGATTAGGACGGTAAACTTCTTTTATGAAAGAACCTCTGTGAACCTGTTGTTCATACATGTTTTCCATCGAACCATCCGTCTCATTTCCGTATCTTACCTTTTTTTCATTCATGGCCTGCTGCTTTTTTGCAGTACCTGCGCCACACAGTTCCCTGTCAATCTCATGCAGTGCAGCCGACAATCTCTGATATCCTTCTTCCTGATCCATAATACTTGTCATCGCAAGCGCATAATCTCCGGATGCCATTTCAAGCTGAAGATGATATTTTAAAAGTAATTCCTGATACAGCCACTCACCGCTTTTGCTGCTGTCACGGACAAATATAACAATTTTAGAATCATCCCAGGCAAATGCCTCTTCTTTGGATAAATCCTTCCCTGTCATCACATGCAGTCTTTTCAAATCTTCACAGTTTTTATAAAATTTATTTAATTCGTGTCTGTAATTGTCAAATAATTCCGCTCCATGTTCCTTTACGGTACGGAT
This window encodes:
- a CDS encoding DNA polymerase III subunit codes for the protein MPAFKDIVGHEQIIEHLQNAITMDKVSHAYILNGPDKSGKMMIAEAFAQTLQCEAVNKKLEELAGETESERIENKFTAEPCMECHSCKQAAGKNQPDIIYVSHEKPNTISVDDIRTQLNNDIVIKPYSSKHKIYIVDEAEKMNQQAQNALLKTIEEPPAYAVILLLTTNAESFLPTILSRCVTLNLKAVPDEKIKKFLMAHYQIPDYQADVCVAFAQGNVGKAIQLAASDDFNELKASALQLIKRLHDIDLYEMTEAVKQISEYKLQINDYFDLMMIWYRDVLYYKATKDVNGLIFKDEVYDIKRQAEQSSYNGIEEILQALSKAQVRLNANVNFDLVIELLLLTIKEN
- a CDS encoding iron-hydroxamate ABC transporter substrate-binding protein, whose protein sequence is MKKNHLFSIITAGMLTITLLAGCGNTGSNANADTGSNTNTVQESTEDQASAVPESEAQITGEGQNGETIIVTDVRGEVEIPADPQRIVDLSGNSDILSILGYSVVGTANSDAYDYTKFPTYLEDTLQGAEILGYSMQDTMDIEAVMNLDPDLIIISTVQEKMYDQLSEIAPTVMIQLEALNWKEDIRTLAQVFGREDAADQWISAYEEKAKEAGEAVRAAYGEDTSYLSFLASGGQFFVFTGAGFGSVLYEDMGLAKPEGLPEQSDISLPVVTYEGLASIGADYIFLMATDEDKAELDQNAVWNSLPAVQSGQVVELPASPYFNQGYSPIGRELLLDEILEMLDGTAKN
- a CDS encoding PSP1 domain-containing protein, producing the protein MIKIVGVRFRNAGKIYYFGPGNLDLTAGMHVIVETARGVELGTVMIPTREVNDDSVIQPLKPVIRIATEADEKTALKNREKEKEAFKICLEKIAKHKLDMKLVEAEYTFDNNKLLFYFTADGRIDFRELVKDLAAVFRTRIELRQIGVRDETKIMGGIGICGRELCCHSYLSEFVPVSIKMAKEQNLSLNPTKISGVCGRLMCCLKNEEETYEYLNSRLPNVGDYVTTDDGLKGEVSSVSVLRQMVKVLVEVDDEKEIRDYSVDQLKFKSKRRRDHVKLTAQELKELSALEDKGGKSKIDDAK
- a CDS encoding tRNA1(Val) (adenine(37)-N6)-methyltransferase, producing MPNNLVYEQERLDELHRNGYFIIQDPKRFCFGMDAVLLSGFAKAKKGERVLDLGTGTGIIPILMEAKTEAEDFKALEIQEESADMARRSVCYNHLEDKIEIVTGDIKEASAIFGASSFDVITTNPPYMIGTHGQNSPSAAKAIARHEVLCTLDDILRETAKMLVPGGRFYMVHRPFRLAEIMSKMVEYKIEPKRMQLVYPFVDKEPNMVLIEGLRGGKSRLAVEKPLIVYKEQGVYTDEIYDIYGY
- a CDS encoding Ig-like domain-containing protein → MKSGKKVIRVALAILCMVSMLFISEYQKVEVYAASGYGFIFLSAYEKTLKTGDTYCLSVVSSGSKKPTFTSSDSKVASVNTYGKITAKKAGSATITAKTKNAEASCKVTVTKTKVTLNKTSLILENGESAVLTAASSTGHKVTWKSAKTSIASVSENGKVTAKKPGTTTVTAKVDGTSVNCKVTVKSPTVRLMPSKISLYRREKYKLKVSSTSKTTPVWKTNKKSVATVDETGKVTAVKHGTAVITVTVDGVSKNCEVTVRSPKITFEQTTITLHPGERARVNATVSSGNQPAYSCSNSNVVSVDANGVITAKAAGRSYVYASEDGTKERMTVYVKEKE
- a CDS encoding nucleoside/nucleotide kinase family protein; translated protein: MGKIYYMMGKSSSGKDTLYGMLMKDEKLRLKTVVPYTTRPMRAGEENGVSYYFCDEDTVEKLEAEGKIIELRAYHTIHGIWKYFTVADHQVDLDHQSYLLIGTLESYLKIREYFGTENVVPIYIEVEDGMRLQRALERERRQENPKYEELCRRFLADEKDFSEEKLKEAGITKRFCNESLEETENAIAAYIEEQE
- a CDS encoding helix-turn-helix domain-containing protein, whose amino-acid sequence is MLVSSTDEFQAFMFEQLHFLPDVKDNYTCYSDREHPESGYCCIYCREGCYQLGIADYTIPEDFSVSFRNPARQLRFGVMLSGKTHFKLYQKDAASFTPSSFIVLEENIKGQQAWRAGDHFHGLELTVSADFIENILHPVFPDCVSLSAFEANYTYKMLPTGVINLLNQMHFLHEKDALTPLYLEGLILQCLALLAEEFEENSSHVIAPKSVPAGTLPATSVRTAINKAGQQHIPHGKVMHTIKVSDTRTITLSTADLSAVHLAHDILTEKYKNPPTVHELSEQVSLSMQKLNYAFLHEYDTTISDYIISLKMEYGAKLLSETLLGIDEIALQCGYHYPANFIRMFKKYYGVTPLQFRKFITR
- a CDS encoding FecCD family ABC transporter permease; translated protein: MERQRIKRTWGVAIAGVCLLIPGILLAVCMGAMEILLVDIWNGIFHNTGSLTDMMIRDVRLPRVICVLVTGGILGMTGAMMQGVTRNPIAEPSLLGISQGATLFVALLYASGIGATAGNTLLAALLGAFFSGVPVLIFTMKNPGNLSITKLLLAGTAMSTFFTALTSVAGLLSNQSQMVGFWVSGGFRGATWLDVKIILAVGIPGFLAAVLLAPKINVISLGDDMATGLGIHPQRVRLITILLMIPLCAAAVVVGKTIGFVGLMIPQTIRLFAGTDYRRVIPLSFLCGAVLLTYADIAARMIYQPYEVPIGIFTAMLGVPFFLYMAGKERG
- a CDS encoding ABC transporter ATP-binding protein, producing the protein METINAIEVKGLWAAYEDRMIIEEMNLKIPKGNITIIIGANGCGKSTLLKVISRILPAKRGEVRIDGMDIRKEKAEHIAKKVAVLPQTPTCPDAITVRELVSYGRFPYRKAIGGMSRHDIEQVDWALEKTGLTEISGRPVTELSGGQRQRAWIAMTLAQETEMILLDEPTTYLDMAYQLDVLQLLERMNREKQLTIVMVLHDLNEACRFADHIIGLKNGKVVCEGRPADVITRENIREIYGIDAKLVMSDGGYPICMEFDRVIKTL
- a CDS encoding FecCD family ABC transporter permease, whose protein sequence is MKKRKTAVFACVIVLFFCAILLGLCWGSYEISVHEVIATLLGNGTKIQNTAIFGIRLPRILLGIFVAAGLAISGGVLQTMTRNELADPGIIGINAGGATAAVLFIQFQTNAYFSELGTFSIYLLPLMAISGALVAAFCIYFLSSRKGLKPKRLLLTGIGINAGLNAFITFFMFKGGPGDYNRVMIWTSGSLWGAGWAYVRALVPVILLGGAYIFYKGRMLDALSFSDETAIGWGISIERERKKMLLCAVILAGASTAFAGNIGFIGLLAPHAAKKVVGNGHRVSLLLASLIAAVMLIFADTVARNLFSPIEIPAGIAVSLVGVPYFVYLMWKE
- a CDS encoding YaaR family protein, whose translation is MDINKLNHVTEVTQVPDTNQNVQGDGSFKFTLASAITDADLQAKVDMLLSDITAQGNRIAQHMDIRDMKKYRGLIREFMNEVVFRSHKFSRENFLDRRGRHRVYGLIKLIDSNLDELAQELVKDEKDHIAILSKIGEIRGLILDILT
- the lgt gene encoding prolipoprotein diacylglyceryl transferase: MFNDIKIGPVTFHMYGLMIAIGFAAALMMCLKRGKKRGLNEDIIYGIFFCAIFGGMIGCRLLYYIVEIPEILKDPSILWNFKNGYVVYGGIIGGALASLIYCRVKKERFLPYFDLVMPAVSFAQGFGRLGCFFAGCCYGRETDSWFSITFTHSDFAPNGVKLLPTQLMSSAGDFLICGLLLLYAGRKPKEGQVAAGYMVLYGIGRFIIEFFRNDYRGSIGVLSTSQIISIGVVAAGVVFYLVMNFRNCKGVTP